A portion of the Stigmatella aurantiaca DW4/3-1 genome contains these proteins:
- a CDS encoding ArnT family glycosyltransferase: MASALSPVSAPSLPVGPSLEAVPTPQREPGRGWLLGLLLLAALVPRLVVFPVNENFYGDAVVRTELAERWLRAPHLIESFKDGAMQFGPLHFYLVGAALSVLNREDAGRAISLLFGVLTVLPLFALTRRLFGWKAGVWACLGFSVWGMHLQFSTTAGSEAVSLFFMLWVFALFAQALEEGRFGPLFGAAVVLNLACAMRYDAWMYIPLLAVMPLLWRPDRISGITMAVAFGLLCLPFPLAWMQGNELAHGNPLFPIHYIDEFHQRWSESEAGGARQWVFRARALVFWPAIALFTLTPGVALFGAAGMVKVWKERPGLRWLVLAALVPTAYYTFRAAVLLNFVPLGRFAALQVVLLLPFVLPGFWACVGRRGQGVRQAVAGLSMALAVGMPVALGLYTFRAEGGPRDGLRPVSPTSTNPQAVRQVARFIKDEVAAQGGALALDTDEGYLDLQIAFFSGLPEMRMARLRWDTFRQRLADAQPGYLVRFEGGGLVKEPGVKLEGRTLTLDGVAYEELEGFTPPVHLYRRRP, translated from the coding sequence ATGGCGTCTGCTCTGTCTCCCGTGTCCGCGCCGTCTCTGCCAGTGGGCCCGTCTCTGGAAGCGGTTCCCACCCCCCAACGTGAGCCGGGGCGAGGATGGCTGCTCGGGCTGCTGCTCCTGGCGGCCCTGGTGCCCCGGCTGGTGGTGTTCCCGGTCAACGAGAACTTCTACGGGGACGCCGTGGTGCGCACGGAGCTGGCGGAGCGCTGGCTCCGGGCCCCGCACCTCATCGAGTCCTTCAAGGACGGGGCCATGCAGTTCGGCCCCCTGCACTTCTACCTCGTGGGCGCCGCGCTCTCGGTGCTGAACCGGGAGGATGCGGGCCGGGCGATCAGCCTGCTCTTCGGGGTGCTGACCGTGCTGCCGTTGTTCGCCCTCACGCGCCGCCTTTTTGGCTGGAAGGCGGGCGTCTGGGCGTGTCTGGGCTTCTCGGTGTGGGGAATGCACCTTCAATTCTCTACCACCGCGGGAAGCGAGGCGGTGTCGCTTTTCTTCATGCTCTGGGTGTTCGCGCTCTTCGCGCAGGCGCTGGAGGAGGGGCGGTTCGGGCCGCTCTTCGGGGCGGCGGTGGTGCTGAACCTCGCGTGCGCCATGCGCTACGACGCGTGGATGTACATCCCGCTGCTCGCGGTGATGCCGCTCTTGTGGCGCCCGGATCGGATCTCCGGCATCACGATGGCGGTGGCCTTCGGGCTGCTCTGCCTGCCGTTTCCCCTCGCGTGGATGCAGGGAAATGAGCTGGCGCACGGCAACCCGCTGTTCCCCATCCATTATATCGATGAGTTCCACCAGCGCTGGAGCGAGAGCGAGGCGGGAGGGGCGAGGCAGTGGGTGTTTCGGGCGCGGGCGCTCGTGTTCTGGCCCGCGATCGCGCTCTTCACGCTCACGCCGGGGGTGGCGCTGTTCGGCGCGGCCGGCATGGTGAAGGTGTGGAAGGAGCGGCCCGGGCTGCGGTGGCTGGTGCTCGCGGCGCTGGTACCCACCGCGTATTACACCTTCCGGGCCGCGGTGCTGCTCAACTTCGTGCCGTTGGGGCGCTTCGCGGCGCTCCAGGTGGTGTTGTTGCTCCCCTTTGTCCTACCGGGCTTCTGGGCGTGCGTGGGGCGGCGGGGGCAGGGCGTGCGCCAGGCGGTGGCGGGCCTGTCCATGGCGCTCGCGGTGGGAATGCCCGTGGCGCTGGGGCTCTACACCTTCCGGGCGGAGGGAGGCCCGCGAGACGGCTTGCGGCCCGTGAGTCCCACCTCGACCAACCCCCAGGCCGTGCGGCAGGTGGCGCGCTTCATCAAGGACGAGGTGGCCGCCCAGGGGGGCGCCCTGGCGCTCGACACGGATGAGGGCTACCTGGACCTCCAGATCGCCTTCTTCTCCGGGCTGCCCGAGATGCGCATGGCCCGGCTGCGCTGGGACACCTTCCGGCAGCGCCTCGCGGATGCCCAGCCTGGGTACCTCGTGCGCTTCGAGGGCGGTGGGCTGGTGAAGGAGCCTGGGGTGAAGCTGGAGGGCCGCACCCTGACGCTGGACGGGGTGGCCTACGAGGAACTGGAGGGTTTCACGCCCCCCGTGCACCTCTACCGTCGCCGGCCTTGA
- a CDS encoding tetratricopeptide repeat protein — translation MSGTWRRWVWVGVVGLLGLAGCRTTGSGARQETPAPATRHEVEFEPVTVTGDLELERLNDEELFAGGTSAFAAEDFKQAARYFGRLADFHPQSSHRRQALYNAGLAHQRLKEWEEAYQRFSELADAAAGQGEALDAAFRLAETQYHLERFEEAAAQLRVLAGRVDLPPGRRLEAQVQLGICELEAGQREKAENSLRQAVSDYEALPDKDLVDKYFPAQAHFFVGEIYRLNYEDVLLDPLKGSDALAKDLNYKAELLLSAQGHYLRSIRVGNGYWATASGTQIGAMYENMYNQMVNSPAPPELTGEEAVIYRQELRKKIRVLLTKSINVYERTLEAAERIGSQNAFVDRTRESLRKVKELLLADAEADPEAAPPPTPASKPHS, via the coding sequence ATGTCAGGCACGTGGCGGCGGTGGGTGTGGGTGGGTGTGGTAGGCCTCCTGGGGTTGGCAGGCTGCCGCACGACGGGCAGCGGGGCGCGGCAGGAGACCCCAGCGCCCGCGACGCGGCACGAGGTGGAGTTCGAGCCGGTCACGGTGACGGGCGACCTGGAGCTGGAACGCCTCAACGACGAGGAGCTGTTCGCGGGGGGCACCTCGGCCTTCGCGGCGGAGGACTTCAAGCAGGCGGCGCGGTACTTCGGGCGGCTGGCGGACTTCCACCCCCAGAGCAGCCACCGGCGGCAAGCCCTCTACAACGCGGGGCTCGCGCACCAGCGCCTCAAGGAGTGGGAGGAGGCCTACCAGCGCTTCTCCGAGCTGGCCGACGCAGCCGCGGGCCAGGGCGAGGCGCTCGACGCTGCCTTCCGTCTGGCCGAGACGCAGTACCACCTGGAGCGCTTCGAGGAGGCGGCCGCCCAGCTCCGGGTGCTCGCCGGGCGCGTGGATCTCCCGCCTGGACGGCGTCTGGAGGCCCAGGTGCAACTGGGCATCTGCGAGTTGGAGGCCGGTCAGCGCGAGAAGGCCGAGAACTCGCTGCGTCAAGCGGTGAGCGACTACGAGGCGCTGCCCGACAAGGACCTGGTGGACAAATACTTTCCCGCCCAGGCCCACTTCTTCGTCGGGGAGATCTACCGCCTGAACTACGAGGACGTGCTGCTGGATCCGCTCAAGGGCAGCGACGCCCTGGCCAAGGATCTCAACTACAAGGCCGAGCTGCTCCTGTCCGCCCAGGGCCACTACCTGCGCTCCATCCGCGTGGGCAACGGCTACTGGGCCACGGCCTCCGGCACGCAGATCGGCGCGATGTACGAGAACATGTACAACCAGATGGTGAACTCGCCCGCCCCGCCGGAGCTGACCGGCGAGGAGGCGGTGATCTACCGTCAGGAACTGCGCAAGAAGATCCGCGTGCTGCTCACCAAGTCCATCAACGTCTACGAGCGGACGCTGGAGGCCGCCGAGCGCATCGGCTCGCAGAACGCCTTCGTGGACCGGACCCGCGAGAGCCTGCGCAAGGTGAAGGAGCTGCTCCTGGCGGACGCGGAGGCGGACCCCGAGGCCGCTCCGCCTCCCACCCCGGCGTCCAAGCCCCACTCCTGA
- the ruvX gene encoding Holliday junction resolvase RuvX has translation MRTLGLDLGTKTIGVAVSDGLGLTAQALTTVRRTNLKADLAALAELAREHEASRIVLGLPLNMDGSEGPRAEASRKFADALGQALHLPVEFWDERLSTVAAERTLLEADLTRAKRKQVIDQMAAQFILQGWLDAHQPTSQFHADDDDLEP, from the coding sequence ATGCGCACCCTGGGCCTGGACTTGGGCACCAAAACCATCGGGGTCGCCGTCTCGGACGGGCTCGGGCTGACGGCCCAGGCCCTCACCACCGTGCGGCGCACCAACCTCAAGGCGGACCTCGCGGCCCTGGCGGAACTGGCGCGCGAGCACGAGGCCTCCCGCATCGTGTTGGGCCTGCCCCTCAACATGGACGGCAGCGAAGGCCCCCGCGCCGAGGCCTCCCGGAAGTTCGCGGACGCCCTCGGCCAGGCGCTCCACTTGCCCGTGGAGTTCTGGGATGAGCGCCTGTCCACCGTGGCCGCCGAGCGCACGCTCCTGGAGGCGGACCTCACGCGCGCCAAGCGCAAGCAGGTCATCGACCAGATGGCCGCCCAGTTCATCCTCCAAGGCTGGCTCGATGCGCACCAGCCAACCTCGCAGTTCCATGCCGATGATGACGACCTGGAGCCTTGA
- a CDS encoding WD40 repeat domain-containing protein → MNPRLLLFVVLSGALVLLPGRGASAEPRRRVIPIEYDFVAASFSPDERWLAIMSESNITLYDVATGKKGRTLEMKTDSLSAPGTFSPNGQMFAAACSVMRSTLFEQVCIWRISTGKALPAWNGTPEMLKADDIAFAPNGKELVTSAEGDITVSHLSLDQERTFPGQAFGLPLKGGWIAVAHKEGAISVNQLATGKPLRTLEGTNPATEFTVDPQGKWIAGWVGGSAITLYNAATGARSGEVSPGPMNLSSIVFLAHGRQLATVDAGQARFWTVPSGVLAATLPYDGELIALSPQGRWLVTRKPQQPELHLVPAAPQPPP, encoded by the coding sequence GTGAACCCGCGCCTCCTGCTCTTCGTGGTGTTGTCGGGCGCCCTGGTCCTTCTGCCGGGACGAGGGGCGAGCGCAGAGCCTCGCCGCAGGGTGATTCCCATCGAGTACGACTTTGTCGCGGCGAGCTTCAGCCCCGATGAGCGATGGCTCGCCATCATGTCGGAGTCGAACATCACCCTCTACGACGTGGCCACGGGCAAGAAGGGCCGGACGCTCGAGATGAAAACCGACTCCCTCTCCGCCCCGGGCACCTTCAGCCCCAATGGGCAGATGTTCGCCGCCGCCTGCTCCGTGATGCGCTCGACCCTGTTCGAGCAGGTCTGCATCTGGCGGATCTCCACCGGCAAGGCGCTGCCAGCCTGGAACGGCACGCCCGAGATGCTGAAGGCCGACGACATCGCCTTCGCCCCGAATGGGAAGGAACTCGTGACTTCGGCGGAGGGCGACATCACGGTCTCCCACCTGAGCCTCGACCAGGAGCGAACCTTCCCCGGCCAGGCGTTCGGCCTTCCCCTCAAGGGAGGATGGATCGCGGTCGCCCACAAGGAGGGCGCCATCTCCGTGAACCAGCTCGCGACCGGCAAGCCCCTGCGAACGCTCGAAGGAACGAACCCCGCCACGGAGTTCACCGTGGACCCGCAGGGCAAGTGGATCGCGGGATGGGTGGGGGGCTCGGCGATCACCCTCTACAACGCCGCGACGGGCGCCCGCTCGGGCGAGGTGTCCCCAGGCCCCATGAACCTCTCCTCCATCGTCTTTCTGGCCCATGGCCGCCAGTTGGCGACGGTGGACGCGGGGCAGGCGCGCTTCTGGACCGTTCCCTCCGGCGTCCTCGCCGCCACCCTGCCCTATGACGGGGAGCTGATCGCGCTCTCACCGCAGGGCCGGTGGCTGGTCACCCGCAAGCCCCAGCAGCCGGAACTCCACCTCGTCCCGGCCGCCCCACAGCCTCCCCCCTGA
- a CDS encoding PrkA family serine protein kinase, producing the protein MKDAEKVSWVSRIAAFQDAKTYAELNWEGSFEDYLELVRKNPKVTRTAYQRIHDMILSHGKSEYIDNKKKLTRYHFFSDEKFGGRDAIFGLDVPLMKLVNVFKSAAQGYGTEKRVILLHGPVGSSKSTIARLLKKGMEEYSKTPEGAAYTFSWTTDKKLPDGTVTKEKMKCPMNEEPLNLIPREWRAKVFAEISPPDTGYTIPIGCELCPACRFVFKDLMTQYQGDFAKVMSHVKVNRLIFSEKDRVGIGTFQPKDEKNQDSTELTGDINYRKIAEYGSDSDPRAFNFDGEFNIANRGVIEFVEVLKLDVAFLYDLLGASQEHKIKPKKFPQTDIDEVIIGHTNEPEYKKLENNEFMEALRDRTVKIDIPYITKLGEEVKIYEKDFNSRAIKGKHIAPHTLEMAAMWAVMTRLEEPKKHNLSLLQKLKLYNGKTLPNFTEDNIKELRKESIREGLEGISPRYIQDKISNALVSDKGEGCINPFMVLNELDAGLKTHSLINSEDARKRFKELLTTVKQEYEDTVKNEVQRAISADDDAISKLCGNFIDNIKAYTQKEKVKNKYTGLYEEPDERLMRSIEEKIDIPESRKDDFRREIMNYIGALAVEGKTFNYRTNERLHKALELKLFEDQKDSIKLKNLVSSVVDKETQEKIDLVKDRMMKNYGYCEICSTDVLNFVASIFARGDAKE; encoded by the coding sequence ATGAAGGACGCTGAGAAAGTTTCGTGGGTCTCGAGAATCGCCGCGTTCCAGGACGCGAAGACCTACGCGGAGCTCAACTGGGAGGGCTCTTTCGAGGACTACCTGGAGCTGGTCCGCAAGAACCCGAAAGTCACCCGCACCGCCTACCAGAGGATCCACGACATGATCCTCAGCCACGGCAAGTCGGAGTACATCGACAACAAGAAGAAGCTCACGCGCTACCACTTCTTCAGCGACGAGAAGTTCGGCGGCAGGGACGCCATCTTCGGCCTCGACGTGCCGCTGATGAAGTTGGTGAACGTCTTCAAGTCCGCCGCCCAGGGCTACGGCACCGAGAAGCGCGTCATCCTCCTGCACGGCCCGGTGGGCTCCTCCAAGTCCACCATCGCCCGCCTGCTCAAGAAGGGCATGGAGGAGTACTCCAAGACGCCCGAGGGCGCCGCCTACACCTTCTCCTGGACCACCGACAAGAAGCTGCCGGATGGCACCGTCACCAAGGAGAAGATGAAGTGCCCGATGAACGAGGAGCCGCTCAACCTCATCCCGCGCGAGTGGCGCGCCAAGGTCTTCGCCGAGATCTCCCCGCCGGACACCGGCTACACCATCCCCATCGGGTGTGAGCTGTGCCCCGCCTGCCGCTTCGTCTTCAAGGACCTGATGACGCAGTACCAAGGCGACTTCGCCAAGGTGATGAGCCACGTGAAGGTCAACCGGCTCATCTTCAGCGAGAAGGACCGCGTGGGCATCGGCACCTTCCAGCCCAAGGACGAGAAGAACCAGGACTCCACCGAGCTCACCGGTGACATCAACTACCGGAAGATCGCCGAGTACGGCTCCGACTCGGATCCGCGCGCCTTCAACTTCGACGGCGAGTTCAACATCGCCAACCGCGGCGTCATCGAGTTCGTGGAAGTGCTCAAGCTCGACGTCGCCTTCCTCTACGATCTGCTCGGCGCCTCGCAAGAGCACAAGATCAAGCCGAAGAAGTTCCCCCAGACGGACATCGACGAGGTCATCATCGGGCACACCAACGAGCCCGAGTACAAGAAGCTCGAGAACAACGAGTTCATGGAGGCCTTGCGCGACCGTACGGTGAAGATTGACATCCCGTACATCACCAAGCTGGGCGAGGAGGTGAAGATCTACGAGAAGGACTTCAACTCCCGCGCCATCAAGGGCAAGCACATCGCCCCGCACACGCTGGAGATGGCGGCCATGTGGGCGGTGATGACGCGCCTGGAGGAGCCCAAGAAGCACAACCTGTCGCTCCTGCAGAAGCTCAAGCTCTACAACGGCAAGACGCTGCCGAACTTCACCGAGGACAACATCAAGGAGCTGCGCAAGGAGTCCATCCGGGAAGGCCTGGAGGGCATCTCCCCGCGCTACATCCAGGACAAGATCTCCAACGCCCTGGTGAGCGACAAGGGCGAGGGCTGCATCAACCCCTTCATGGTCCTCAACGAGCTGGACGCGGGCCTGAAAACGCACTCGCTCATCAACAGCGAGGATGCGCGCAAGCGCTTCAAGGAGCTGCTCACCACGGTGAAGCAGGAGTACGAGGACACCGTCAAGAACGAGGTCCAGCGCGCCATCAGCGCCGATGACGACGCCATCTCCAAGCTGTGCGGCAACTTCATCGACAACATCAAGGCCTACACCCAGAAGGAGAAGGTCAAGAACAAGTACACCGGCCTCTACGAGGAGCCGGACGAGCGGCTGATGCGCTCCATCGAGGAGAAAATCGACATCCCCGAGAGCCGCAAGGACGACTTCCGCCGGGAGATCATGAACTACATCGGCGCGCTCGCCGTGGAGGGCAAGACCTTCAACTACCGGACCAACGAGCGGCTGCACAAGGCGCTGGAGCTGAAGCTGTTCGAGGACCAGAAGGACAGCATCAAGCTCAAGAACCTCGTCTCGAGCGTGGTGGACAAGGAGACGCAGGAGAAGATCGATCTCGTGAAGGACCGGATGATGAAGAACTACGGTTACTGCGAGATCTGCTCCACGGACGTGCTCAACTTCGTGGCGAGCATCTTCGCCCGCGGAGACGCGAAGGAGTAA
- a CDS encoding ArsA family ATPase has product MSPSPLGPALAQKRVLICVGSGGVGKTTVAATLALRAAVEGRSSLVCTIDPAKRLANALGLSALGNTETQVPAIVLEGLGVSPRAKLYAMMLDMKQTWDELISRFAPPEQRERILSNRFYQSLSTVLAGSQEYISLEKLWELRRRSEYELIVLDTPPTAHAMDFLDAPNRILDFLDNEAAKWLLTPALKAGKVGLSLFNLGSSYVTKALSKFTGVETLQELSSFMLALSSMNEGFRERARGVRELLKDPQTGFVLVTGPQVERLDEVLHFQALLQQNHMEVLAVVVNRIHPMPPQRLWEDAARLAPGRRTKVEQTLAELKSLAEQDAQGIAQIQSACPLTPIIQVPRFDLDVHDLTALWRTGRFLLGDEHLA; this is encoded by the coding sequence ATGAGCCCCTCCCCCCTGGGTCCCGCGCTCGCCCAGAAGCGCGTCCTCATCTGTGTCGGCTCCGGAGGCGTGGGCAAGACGACGGTCGCCGCCACCCTGGCCCTGCGGGCGGCGGTGGAGGGCCGCTCCAGCCTCGTGTGCACCATCGATCCGGCGAAGCGGTTGGCCAACGCCCTGGGCCTCTCCGCCCTGGGCAACACCGAGACCCAGGTGCCCGCCATCGTCCTGGAGGGGCTGGGCGTCAGTCCCCGCGCGAAGCTCTACGCGATGATGCTGGACATGAAGCAGACCTGGGACGAGCTCATCTCCCGGTTTGCCCCTCCCGAGCAGCGCGAGCGCATCCTCTCCAACCGGTTCTACCAGTCCCTCTCCACGGTTCTGGCCGGCAGCCAGGAGTACATCTCGCTGGAGAAGCTGTGGGAGCTGCGCCGGCGCAGCGAGTACGAGCTCATCGTCCTGGACACGCCGCCCACCGCGCACGCCATGGACTTCCTCGATGCGCCCAACCGCATCCTGGACTTCCTGGACAACGAGGCGGCCAAGTGGCTGCTCACCCCCGCGCTCAAGGCGGGCAAAGTCGGCCTGTCCCTGTTCAACCTGGGCAGCAGCTACGTCACCAAGGCGCTCTCCAAGTTCACCGGCGTGGAGACCCTCCAAGAGCTCTCCAGCTTCATGCTGGCCCTCTCCTCCATGAACGAAGGCTTCCGGGAGCGGGCCCGCGGCGTGCGCGAGCTGCTCAAGGACCCCCAGACGGGCTTCGTGCTCGTCACCGGCCCCCAGGTGGAGCGGCTCGACGAGGTGCTGCACTTCCAAGCGCTGCTCCAGCAGAACCACATGGAGGTGCTGGCCGTGGTGGTGAACCGCATCCACCCCATGCCCCCTCAGCGGCTCTGGGAAGACGCCGCCCGGCTGGCCCCCGGCCGGCGGACCAAGGTGGAGCAGACCCTCGCCGAGCTGAAGAGCCTCGCCGAGCAGGATGCCCAGGGCATCGCGCAAATCCAGAGCGCCTGTCCCCTGACGCCCATCATCCAGGTGCCCCGCTTCGACCTGGACGTGCACGATCTCACCGCCCTGTGGCGCACCGGACGCTTTCTGCTGGGCGATGAGCATCTGGCCTGA
- a CDS encoding ArsA family ATPase, producing the protein MAGLLDKRLWIVSGKGGVGKSTVAAALALRSARAGRRTLVCEVNTQERVSRLLERPPAGPDIRLLEDNLWAVDVRPQEAMREYALMTLRFETLYKTVFENRLVRYFLRFIPSLQELVLLGKILFHLQEKRPDGTDRFETLVLDAPATGHAITFLNVPQVLLRTVPPGPMAREALKMRDLLVDPRITAAVLVALPEELPVNEALELHAALRDRVQIRTHAAVLNSVFPERFTDGDLQALAGYPELLTVAKTQHDRAALAVLAGTKLERNLHVPVYPVPRLFVPSFGRAAIEEIMGHLEPLVTGAS; encoded by the coding sequence ATGGCCGGCCTGCTCGACAAACGCCTGTGGATCGTCTCTGGCAAGGGCGGTGTGGGCAAGAGCACCGTCGCCGCCGCCCTCGCCTTGCGCTCCGCCCGCGCCGGCCGCCGCACCCTGGTGTGCGAGGTGAACACCCAGGAGCGCGTGAGCCGCCTCCTGGAGCGCCCCCCCGCCGGGCCCGACATCCGCCTGCTGGAGGACAACCTCTGGGCGGTGGACGTGCGGCCCCAGGAGGCCATGCGCGAGTACGCGCTGATGACGCTGCGCTTCGAGACCCTCTACAAAACGGTCTTCGAAAACCGCCTGGTCCGCTACTTCCTGCGCTTCATCCCCTCCCTCCAGGAGCTGGTGCTGCTCGGAAAGATTCTCTTCCACCTGCAAGAGAAGCGGCCCGATGGCACCGACCGCTTCGAGACCCTCGTCCTGGACGCGCCCGCCACCGGCCACGCCATCACCTTTCTCAACGTGCCCCAGGTGCTGCTGCGCACGGTGCCCCCCGGCCCGATGGCCCGCGAGGCCCTGAAGATGCGCGACCTGCTGGTGGACCCGCGCATCACCGCCGCGGTGCTGGTGGCCCTGCCCGAGGAGCTGCCCGTCAACGAGGCGCTGGAGCTGCACGCCGCGCTGCGGGACCGGGTGCAGATCCGCACCCACGCGGCCGTCCTCAATTCGGTCTTCCCCGAGCGCTTCACCGATGGAGACCTCCAGGCCCTGGCGGGCTACCCGGAGCTGCTCACCGTGGCCAAGACGCAGCACGACCGCGCCGCGCTGGCGGTGCTCGCGGGCACGAAGCTGGAGCGCAACCTCCACGTGCCCGTCTACCCGGTGCCCCGGCTCTTCGTGCCCTCCTTCGGCCGCGCCGCCATCGAGGAAATCATGGGACACCTCGAGCCCCTGGTGACCGGAGCCTCATGA
- a CDS encoding M48 family metalloprotease yields MEPIFTPEQLAEIKAYYLPHYIRGAVNPFVTLALLALLLWGLNRPFYQGAQALASGLGRRWAFLRTAPVSRILIRAMDRLWGEPGWGTALLFALFIDLFSKVLYTPSDVYFDYILEHRHGMSAHTPLTYATDTLKSWSISAVAAVTMVLGLYGLARRLRNWWLVLGVPVALLMLVSSALDPYRSRVYFDQSPLEAGPLRIRISGLMARADIAFADVLVEKTSVSTKRVQAYFAGQGPTRTIVLNDTLLKEFTEDEILAAVAHEAGHVNEPQWAGRIAAACALIALLFAIDRLLRRAAARGWFGATQFADIRTLPLLSVLFFFIMLTAKPISGAFSREREWEADRYALRLTGDPATFRRMLVKAARVNKMDPEPPRWVILKGMSHPPVGERVAAISAP; encoded by the coding sequence ATGGAGCCCATCTTCACGCCCGAGCAGCTCGCCGAGATCAAGGCGTACTACCTGCCGCACTACATTCGCGGGGCCGTGAACCCCTTCGTGACGCTGGCCCTCCTGGCGCTCTTGCTCTGGGGGTTGAACCGCCCCTTCTACCAAGGGGCCCAGGCCCTGGCCTCGGGGCTGGGCCGCCGCTGGGCCTTCCTGCGCACCGCGCCCGTCAGCCGCATCCTCATCCGGGCAATGGACCGGCTCTGGGGAGAGCCCGGCTGGGGCACGGCCTTGCTCTTCGCCCTCTTCATCGACCTGTTCTCCAAGGTGCTCTACACGCCGTCCGACGTGTACTTCGACTACATCCTCGAACACCGCCACGGCATGTCGGCGCACACCCCGCTCACCTACGCCACGGACACCCTCAAGTCGTGGAGCATCTCGGCGGTGGCCGCCGTCACGATGGTGCTCGGCCTCTACGGCCTGGCGCGCCGGCTCCGGAACTGGTGGCTGGTGCTGGGCGTGCCCGTGGCCCTGCTCATGTTGGTGTCCTCGGCGCTCGACCCCTACCGCAGCCGGGTCTATTTCGATCAGAGCCCGCTGGAAGCCGGACCCCTGCGCATCCGCATCAGCGGGTTGATGGCCCGCGCGGACATCGCCTTCGCGGACGTGCTGGTGGAGAAGACGTCCGTCTCCACCAAGCGGGTGCAGGCCTACTTCGCCGGCCAGGGCCCCACCCGCACCATCGTCCTCAATGACACGCTGCTGAAGGAGTTCACCGAGGACGAGATCCTCGCCGCGGTCGCCCATGAAGCAGGCCACGTGAACGAGCCCCAGTGGGCGGGCCGGATCGCCGCGGCTTGCGCCCTGATCGCGCTGCTCTTCGCCATCGACAGGCTGCTCAGGCGCGCGGCGGCCAGGGGCTGGTTTGGCGCCACCCAGTTCGCCGACATCCGCACCCTGCCCCTGCTCTCGGTGCTCTTCTTCTTCATCATGCTGACCGCCAAGCCCATCTCGGGGGCGTTCTCGCGCGAGCGGGAGTGGGAGGCGGACCGCTATGCCCTGCGGCTCACCGGAGACCCGGCCACGTTCCGGCGGATGCTGGTCAAGGCCGCCCGGGTGAACAAGATGGACCCCGAGCCGCCCCGGTGGGTCATCCTCAAGGGCATGAGCCACCCTCCCGTCGGCGAGCGCGTCGCCGCCATCTCCGCCCCCTGA
- a CDS encoding ParA family protein, with translation MRRIAFINEKGGTGKTTLAVNTAAWLARECGLRVLLVDMDTQGHAGKSLGVDVRTLPRNVFHLLTGDNVRLEEVVQPSAIEGLSVLPAYKEMADFPVAVASDARRARRLADRLAPAEAAGYQALVFDAPPSMGLTTRNVLVASTEVVIPVALTYLSLDGCAEMVETVRQVGQEEGCPELRVTKVVPTLYRKTALADAILERLKTYFPDSLAATPLGFNVKIDEAQSHGQTIWEYSPRSRGAETLAAIAREIYEAAASGQGKGRPPRVA, from the coding sequence ATGCGGCGGATCGCGTTCATCAACGAGAAGGGTGGCACCGGCAAGACGACGCTCGCGGTGAATACCGCCGCGTGGTTGGCCCGGGAGTGTGGGCTGCGGGTGCTCCTGGTGGACATGGACACCCAGGGGCATGCGGGCAAGTCGCTGGGCGTGGACGTGCGCACGCTGCCGCGCAACGTCTTCCACCTGCTCACCGGCGACAACGTGCGCCTGGAGGAGGTGGTGCAGCCCTCGGCCATCGAGGGGCTGAGCGTGCTGCCCGCCTACAAGGAGATGGCGGACTTTCCCGTCGCCGTGGCCTCGGACGCGCGCCGCGCCCGGCGGCTGGCCGACCGGCTCGCCCCGGCGGAGGCCGCGGGCTACCAGGCCCTCGTCTTCGATGCGCCGCCGTCCATGGGGCTCACCACGCGCAACGTGCTGGTGGCCTCCACGGAGGTGGTGATTCCCGTGGCGCTCACGTACCTGTCGCTGGATGGGTGCGCGGAGATGGTGGAGACGGTGCGCCAGGTGGGGCAGGAGGAGGGGTGCCCGGAGCTGCGGGTCACCAAGGTGGTGCCGACGCTCTACCGCAAGACGGCGCTGGCGGATGCCATCCTCGAGCGGCTGAAAACTTATTTTCCAGACTCGCTCGCCGCCACGCCCCTGGGCTTCAACGTCAAGATCGACGAGGCGCAGAGCCACGGCCAGACCATCTGGGAATACTCTCCCCGGAGCCGGGGCGCGGAGACGCTCGCGGCCATCGCGCGTGAGATTTACGAGGCGGCCGCCTCCGGTCAGGGGAAGGGACGGCCGCCGCGGGTGGCCTGA
- a CDS encoding tetratricopeptide repeat protein, whose product MGRVIKYAGDAAMEIQKETAEKLKAFARGERTWAEVEGMTFAEAKAIAQVGCELAAAGRYEEARILFEGLVAGNPKDAASRAALGTVYQKLGRLEEALTEYSAALEQDPRHPVALAHRGELYLRQGKRQGFTDISLAVEADPHGRTAAGRRARALVKAITLVAVERLKGAPQA is encoded by the coding sequence ATGGGACGCGTCATTAAATACGCGGGGGATGCGGCGATGGAGATCCAGAAGGAGACGGCGGAGAAGCTGAAGGCCTTCGCACGCGGCGAGCGGACGTGGGCCGAGGTGGAGGGGATGACCTTCGCGGAGGCGAAGGCCATTGCCCAGGTGGGGTGTGAGCTGGCCGCCGCGGGGCGCTACGAGGAGGCGCGCATTCTCTTCGAGGGGCTCGTCGCGGGGAACCCGAAGGACGCTGCCAGCCGGGCGGCGCTCGGCACCGTGTACCAGAAGCTGGGGCGGCTGGAGGAGGCCCTCACCGAGTACAGCGCGGCCCTGGAACAGGATCCGCGCCACCCCGTGGCGCTGGCCCACCGGGGCGAGCTGTATCTGCGGCAGGGCAAGCGGCAGGGATTCACCGATATCTCCCTGGCCGTGGAGGCGGACCCTCACGGGAGGACGGCGGCCGGTCGGCGCGCCCGGGCGCTGGTGAAGGCCATCACGCTGGTGGCGGTGGAGCGTCTGAAGGGGGCGCCTCAGGCCTAG